One Chiloscyllium plagiosum isolate BGI_BamShark_2017 unplaced genomic scaffold, ASM401019v2 scaf_11734, whole genome shotgun sequence genomic region harbors:
- the LOC122547351 gene encoding protocadherin-20-like: protein ECELGRGCRLCPAPVLCELSDRVSFLQEPPPLLLLLLLLVLPGTGRAAELIYRVREESPAGTYIGNLATDLRLNRSEPGVTYNLASAAGSGRFVDLNRETGELRTSAAVLDREELCPDPGTGSLAEPCWLLLDVLLLPPRLFRLLKLRLRVEDVNDQAPRFPASSLGLSVPENAEPGSRYPLEPAAEDPEPGLNGMLRYRLQGTGPAAYSGAFSLAQEDGAVPGKPAPFLVLAAPLDRESRDRYVMELVAEDRGSPSLSGTATVTVSVSDVNDHCPEFPQSELRLSVFSNISVGSTVTRLHAQDPDLGYNARVVYSYGERVPGSSSRLFRLDPVSGTIRLAAPIREGSARLHRLTVLATGTGCAPVALTVSLNVIPVGVTGPPVLSPRYIALQADGVLYLKESEPPRTPLAFFTVTGDREPVRCYLHRGEAAAAFRLSRYQDLPGEYLLETGQPLDYELQRRYQVTVVGENADGLASRVHLQIQLIDEND from the coding sequence tgagtgtgagctgggTCGGGGTTGCAGACTGTGTCCAGCGCCGGTTCTGTGTGAACTCTCTGACCGAGTTTCCTTTCTGCAGGAGCCGCCGccgctgctgctgttgttgctgttgctggtCTTACCGGGCACGGGCCGGGCCGCCGAGCTGATTTACCGGGTCCGGGAGGAGTCACCGGCGGGCACCTACATCGGTAACCTGGCCACCGACCTGAGGCTGAACCGGAGCGAGCCGGGAGTCACCTATAACCTGGCGTCGGCGGCGGGCTCCGGCCGCTTCGTGGACCTGAAccgggagaccggggaactgcgGACGTCGGCGGCGGTGCTGGACCGGGAGGAGCTGTGCCCGGATCCCGGTACCGGGAGCCTGGCGGAACCGTGCTGGCTGCTGCTCGATGTCCTGCTGCTGCCCCCCCGCCTGTTCCGCCTCCTCAAGCTCCGGCTCCGGGTCGAGGATGTTAACGACCAGGCGCCGCGGTTCCCCGCCTCCAGCCTCGGCCTCTCGGTACCGGAGAACGCGGAGCCGGGCTCCCGCTACCCTCTGGAACCGGCGGCCGAGGACCCGGAGCCCGGCCTCAACGGGATGCTCCGCTACCGGCTGCAGGGGACGGGCCCCGCCGCCTACTCCGGCGCCTTCTCTCTGGCCCAGGAGGACGGCGCGGTGCCGGGGAAGCCGGCTCCTTTCCTGGTCCTGGCGGCGCCGCTGGACCGGGAGTCCCGGGATCGGTATGTGATGGAGCTGGTGGCCGAGGACCGGGGCAGCCCGAGCCTGTCGGGGACGGCCACGGTAACGGTGTCGGTGAGCGACGTTAACGACCACTGCCCCGAGTTCCCGCAGAGCGAGCTCCGCCTCAGCGTGTTCTCCAACATCTCGGTGGGCAGCACCGTCACCCGGCTGCATGCCCAGGACCCCGACCTCGGATACAACGCCCGGGTCGTCTACTCGTACGGGGAGCGGGTCCCCGGGAGCTCCAGCCGCCTGTTCCGCCTGGATCCGGTCTCCGGTACCATCCGCCTGGCCGCCCCCATCCGGGAGGGCAGTGCCCGCTTACACCGGCTCACCGTGCTGGCTACCGGCACCGGCTGCGCCCCGGTCGCCCTCACCGTCAGCCTGAACGTTATCCCGGTGGGGGTTACCGGACCCCCGGTGCTCAGCCCCCGGTACATCGCCCTGCAGGCGGACGGCGTGCTTTACCTGAAGGAGAGTGAGCCCCCCCGGACCCCCTTGGCCTTCTTCACCGTTACCGGGGACCGGGAGCCGGTCCGCTGCTACCTGCACAGAGGGGAGGCAGCGGCGGCTTTCCGCCTGTCCCGGTACCAGGACCTCCCCGGTGAGTACCTCCTGGAGACCGGGCAGCCCCTGGACTATGAGCTCCAGCGGCGTTACCAGGTCACAGTGGTGGGGGAGAACGCAGACGGGCTAGCCAGCAGGGTCCACCTCCAAATCCAACTCATCGACGAGAACGAC